The Sinorhizobium fredii genome contains the following window.
TTTGCATCTTCGGCAGCGCCGCTGCCGAGATTTCCTAAAGTGGATGTTCGCTTCGATGATCAAGACAATCGGAATTATTGGCGCGGGGCAAATGGGCTGCGGCATTGCCCATGTTTCAGCAGCCGCCGGTTACAAGGTACAGCTCTACGATATTGCTGCTGACCGCATCGAAGCAGGGCTGGCGACCATCAACGGCAACCTCGCCCGCCAGGTTTCCTCCGGCAAGATGAGCGACGACGACCGCAAGAAGGCGCTGTCGCTGATGAAGGGCTCGACAGATATCAACGATCTTTCGCAGGCCGATCTCGTAATCGAGGCGGTCACCGAAGACGAAACCGTCAAGCGCAAGATCTACGGCCAGGTTTGTCCGATCATGAAGGCGGACGCGCTGCTTGCCACCAACACCTCGTCGCTGTCGATCACCCGGCTCGCCTCGGCGACCGACCGTCCCGAACGCTTCATGGGCATCCACTTCATGAACCCGGTTCCGGTGATGAAGCTGGTGGAACTCGTGCGCGGCATCGCCACCGACGAGGAGACCTTCCGGACGGCCAAGGAATTCGTCGCCCATCTCGACAAGACCGTCACGGTCGCCGAGGACTTCCCCGCCTTCATCGTCAACCGCATCCTGCTGCCGATGATCAACGAGGCGATCTACACGCTCTACGAGGGCGTCGGCACGGTCGATGCAATCGACACGGCGATGAAGCTCGGCGCCAATCATCCGATGGGGCCGCT
Protein-coding sequences here:
- a CDS encoding 3-hydroxybutyryl-CoA dehydrogenase, which codes for MIKTIGIIGAGQMGCGIAHVSAAAGYKVQLYDIAADRIEAGLATINGNLARQVSSGKMSDDDRKKALSLMKGSTDINDLSQADLVIEAVTEDETVKRKIYGQVCPIMKADALLATNTSSLSITRLASATDRPERFMGIHFMNPVPVMKLVELVRGIATDEETFRTAKEFVAHLDKTVTVAEDFPAFIVNRILLPMINEAIYTLYEGVGTVDAIDTAMKLGANHPMGPLQLADFIGLDTCLSIMQVLHDGLADSKYRPCPLLVKYVEAGWLGRKSGRGFYDYRGDVPVPTR